One genomic segment of bacterium includes these proteins:
- a CDS encoding carbohydrate kinase: protein MGKVLVFGEVLFDLIEGNEYLGGAPFNLACHLKKIGMDVIFISAVGKDERGEKILKAMEKFNLSSEFIKIIDDVPTGIVNVKLNKNQPEFEIVYPGAWDFIELEEEKIRKLQNKKIEMFCFGSLALRSDKTKNTFFRLNSVLKNCKKFCDINFRKPFYNKELVENLLKISDILKLNENELKETGEMFGIKGSYEEIMSKLSEKFNIEVICTTLGENGAIMFWDYKFFKEEGIKVEVVDTVGAGDAFSAGFIKGYIEKLAPEEILKIANKLGAFVTSKRGAIPDYEYKELIK, encoded by the coding sequence ATGGGAAAAGTACTTGTTTTTGGAGAAGTTCTTTTTGATTTAATTGAGGGTAATGAATATCTTGGCGGTGCACCTTTTAATCTTGCATGTCATCTGAAAAAAATTGGTATGGATGTTATTTTTATTTCTGCTGTTGGTAAGGATGAAAGAGGAGAAAAAATTTTAAAAGCGATGGAAAAATTTAATCTTTCAAGTGAATTTATAAAGATAATAGATGATGTACCAACAGGGATTGTGAATGTAAAATTGAATAAAAATCAACCTGAATTTGAAATTGTATATCCAGGTGCATGGGATTTTATAGAACTGGAAGAAGAAAAAATAAGAAAGTTGCAGAATAAAAAAATAGAAATGTTTTGTTTTGGTTCGCTTGCTTTAAGAAGTGATAAAACAAAGAATACATTTTTTAGGTTAAATTCAGTTCTTAAAAATTGTAAAAAATTCTGCGATATAAATTTCAGAAAGCCATTTTATAATAAGGAACTGGTTGAAAATCTTTTAAAAATAAGTGATATTCTGAAATTAAATGAAAATGAACTGAAAGAAACAGGCGAAATGTTTGGTATAAAAGGGAGTTATGAGGAAATAATGAGTAAACTATCAGAAAAATTTAATATTGAGGTTATATGTACAACACTTGGAGAAAATGGAGCAATAATGTTTTGGGATTATAAATTTTTTAAAGAGGAAGGAATTAAAGTAGAGGTTGTTGATACTGTTGGAGCAGGAGATGCTTTTTCTGCTGGTTTTATAAAGGGATATATTGAGAAACTTGCGCCTGAAGAAATACTTAAAATTGCGAATAAACTCGGTGCTTTTGTTACATCAAAAAGGGGTGCCATTCCTGATTATGAATACAAAGAACTTATAAAATAA
- a CDS encoding riboflavin synthase — MFTGIIEETGKIKGKRGKGNGFEILIEGNKVFEDLKIGDSIAVNGVCLTVERIEKNTFFVSISSQTKKQTNLGEVKVGEYVNLERALKIGDRIGGHFITGHIDFKTRISLLRKEGEFYLMKIKIPEEYRKYFVKRGSIGVDGISLTIAEIIRDEILIFLIPYTFENTNIKYREVGDSVNIEIDIFAKYLVS; from the coding sequence ATGTTTACAGGAATAATTGAAGAAACTGGAAAAATTAAAGGTAAAAGAGGTAAAGGGAATGGATTTGAAATTTTAATTGAAGGGAATAAGGTTTTTGAAGATTTAAAAATTGGAGATAGTATTGCTGTAAATGGAGTATGTCTGACAGTTGAAAGAATAGAAAAAAATACTTTTTTTGTATCTATAAGTTCTCAAACGAAAAAACAAACAAATCTTGGTGAAGTAAAAGTTGGTGAATATGTGAATCTTGAAAGGGCATTGAAAATAGGAGATAGAATAGGTGGACATTTTATTACAGGACATATTGATTTTAAAACAAGGATTTCTTTATTGAGAAAAGAGGGTGAATTTTATTTAATGAAAATAAAAATTCCAGAAGAATACAGAAAATATTTTGTTAAAAGGGGTTCAATTGGAGTTGATGGAATATCTTTAACTATTGCAGAAATTATAAGAGATGAGATTTTAATTTTTTTAATACCGTACACTTTTGAAAATACGAATATAAAGTACAGGGAAGTTGGAGATTCTGTTAATATAGAAATTGATATTTTTGCAAAATATCTCGTAAGTTAA
- the ribD gene encoding bifunctional diaminohydroxyphosphoribosylaminopyrimidine deaminase/5-amino-6-(5-phosphoribosylamino)uracil reductase RibD: MIEHKKFLKKCFQLAEKGKGLVSPNPLVGAVIAKGSRIIAEGYHKGFGLLHAEIEALNKAKDKAKGVTLYVNLEPCCHWGKTPPCTDAIIKSGIKEVIACMIDPNPLVNGNGFKILEENGIKVRYGFLEEEAREFNRFYITNITKKRPYVILKWAQTIDGKIATYNGSSKWITGEKTREYLKKKRFEVDGILIGINTILKDNPSLDYIAPEFQTKKEIIDRKRYFKIILDPEGKIPFDAKIWENEKSKVLIVFDEKIEDEKIEKFKIKTNFDYIKIPFENGKFDINKLLEKLLIEKNIGILLVEGGKYTLTSFFENRIFDEIWAFIGNKILGGENSLSIIGGKDKENINEAVELEKIEIERIEDDILIKGRICLQE; this comes from the coding sequence ATGATTGAACATAAAAAGTTTCTTAAAAAATGTTTTCAACTCGCTGAAAAAGGGAAAGGTCTTGTTAGTCCAAATCCTCTTGTTGGTGCAGTAATAGCAAAAGGTTCAAGAATAATAGCGGAAGGATATCATAAAGGTTTTGGACTTTTACATGCAGAGATTGAAGCATTGAATAAAGCAAAGGATAAAGCAAAAGGAGTAACTTTATACGTAAATCTTGAACCATGCTGCCACTGGGGAAAAACTCCACCCTGTACAGATGCAATTATTAAATCAGGAATAAAAGAAGTTATTGCATGTATGATAGACCCGAATCCTCTTGTAAATGGAAATGGTTTTAAGATACTTGAAGAGAATGGAATAAAAGTAAGATATGGATTTTTAGAAGAAGAGGCACGGGAATTTAACAGATTTTACATAACAAATATAACAAAAAAAAGACCTTATGTAATTTTGAAATGGGCTCAAACAATTGATGGGAAAATAGCAACGTATAATGGTTCTTCTAAATGGATAACAGGAGAAAAAACAAGAGAATATTTAAAGAAAAAAAGGTTTGAAGTTGATGGAATTCTTATAGGAATTAATACTATTTTAAAAGACAACCCTTCTTTAGATTATATAGCACCTGAATTTCAAACAAAAAAGGAGATAATAGATAGGAAAAGATATTTTAAAATTATTCTTGACCCTGAAGGAAAAATTCCTTTTGATGCAAAAATATGGGAAAATGAGAAATCAAAAGTTTTGATTGTTTTTGATGAGAAAATTGAAGATGAAAAAATTGAAAAATTTAAAATTAAGACAAATTTTGATTATATTAAAATACCATTTGAGAATGGAAAATTTGATATAAATAAACTGCTTGAAAAATTGCTTATTGAAAAAAATATTGGAATTCTTTTGGTTGAAGGCGGAAAATATACACTAACTTCTTTTTTTGAAAACAGGATTTTTGATGAGATATGGGCATTTATAGGGAATAAAATACTTGGTGGAGAAAATTCTTTGTCTATTATTGGTGGAAAAGATAAAGAAAATATAAATGAAGCAGTTGAACTTGAAAAGATAGAAATAGAAAGGATTGAAGACGATATTTTAATAAAGGGGAGAATATGTTTACAGGAATAA